A single region of the Balaenoptera ricei isolate mBalRic1 chromosome 12, mBalRic1.hap2, whole genome shotgun sequence genome encodes:
- the LOC132375898 gene encoding serine/threonine-protein kinase Sgk1 isoform X3: MKEEAIKSPLKAFMKQRRMGLNDFIQKIASNSYACKHPEVQSILKISQPQEPELMNANPSPPPSPSQQINLGPSSNPHAKPSDFHFLKVIGKGSFGKVLLARHKAEEAFYAVKVLQKKAILKKKEEKHIMSERNVLLKNVKHPFLVGLHFSFQTADKLYFVLDYINGGELFYHLQRERCFLEPRARFYAAEIASALGYLHSLNIVYRDLKPENILLDSQGHIVLTDFGLCKENIEHNGTTSTFCGTPEYLAPEVLHKQPYDRTVDWWCLGAVLYEMLYGLPPFYSRNTAEMYDNILNKPLQLKPNITNSARHVLEGLLQKDRTKRLGAKDDFMEIKNHVFFSLINWDDLINKKITPPFNPNVSGPSDLRHFDPEFTEEPVPNSIGRSPDSILLTASVKEAAEAFLGFSYAPPVDSFL; encoded by the exons ATGAAAGAGGAGGCTATAAAATCCCCTTTGAAAG CTTTCATGAAACAGAGAAGGATGGGCCTGAACGACTTTATTCAGAAGATTGCCAGTAACTCCTATGCATGCAAACA CCCTGAAGTTCAGTCCATTTTGAAAATCTCCCAACCTCAGGAGCCTGAGCTCATGAATGCCAACCCTTCTCCTCCA CCAAGTCCTTCTCAGCAGATTAACCTGGGCCCATCATCCAATCCTCATGCTAAACCATCTGACTTTCACTTCTTGAAAGTGATCGGGAAGGGCAGTTTTGGAAAG gTTCTCCTGGCAAGACACAAAGCCGAAGAAGCATTCTATGCAGTCAAAGTTTTACAAAAGAAAGCGATCCTGAAAAAGAAGGAG GAAAAGCATATTATGTCGGAGCGGAATGTCCTCCTGAAGAACGTGAAACACCCTTTCCTGGTGGGCCTTCACTTCTCTTTCCAGACGGCTGATAAACTGTACTTTGTCCTAGACTACATTAACGGTGGAGAG TTGTTCTACCATCTCCAGAGGGAGCGATGCTTCCTGGAACCACGGGCTCGGTTCTATGCTGCTGAAATAGCCAGTGCCTTGGGTTACCTGCACTCCCTGAACATCGTTTATAG agactTAAAGCCAGAGAATATCTTGCTGGATTCACAGGGACACATTGTCCTTACTGACTTTGGACTCTGCAAGGAGAACATTGAACACAATGGCACAACGTCTACCTTCTGCGGCACACCCGAG TATCTTGCACCTGAGGTGCTTCATAAGCAGCCTTATGATAGGACCGTGGACTGGTGGTGTCTGGGGGCCGTCTTATATGAGATGCTGTATGGCCTG CCTCCCTTTTATAGCCGAAACACAGCTGAGATGTACGACAACATTCTGAACAAACCCCTCCAGCTGAAGCCAAATATTACAAATTCTGCAAGACACGTCCTGGAGGGCCTCCTGCAGAAGGACAGGACAAAGAGGCTTGGTGCCAAGGATGACTTT ATGGAGATTAAGAATCACGTCTTCTTCTCCCTAATTAACTGGGATGATCTCATTAATAAGAAGATTACTCCCCCTTTTAACCCAAATGTG AGTGGGCCCAGCGACCTGCGGCACTTTGATCCCGAGTTTACCGAAGAGCCGGTCCCCAACTCCATTGGTCGGTCGCCCGACAGCATCCTCCTCACAGCCAGCGTCAAGGAAGCGGCCGAGGCCTTCCTGGGCTTTTCCTACGCACCTCCCGTGGACTCCTTCCTCTGA
- the LOC132375898 gene encoding serine/threonine-protein kinase Sgk1 isoform X2, translated as MPGMPTPHCSRVTPAFMKQRRMGLNDFIQKIASNSYACKHPEVQSILKISQPQEPELMNANPSPPPSPSQQINLGPSSNPHAKPSDFHFLKVIGKGSFGKVLLARHKAEEAFYAVKVLQKKAILKKKEEKHIMSERNVLLKNVKHPFLVGLHFSFQTADKLYFVLDYINGGELFYHLQRERCFLEPRARFYAAEIASALGYLHSLNIVYRDLKPENILLDSQGHIVLTDFGLCKENIEHNGTTSTFCGTPEYLAPEVLHKQPYDRTVDWWCLGAVLYEMLYGLPPFYSRNTAEMYDNILNKPLQLKPNITNSARHVLEGLLQKDRTKRLGAKDDFMEIKNHVFFSLINWDDLINKKITPPFNPNVSGPSDLRHFDPEFTEEPVPNSIGRSPDSILLTASVKEAAEAFLGFSYAPPVDSFL; from the exons ATGCCTGGGATGCCGACTCCGCACTGCTCCAGGGTCACGCCAG CTTTCATGAAACAGAGAAGGATGGGCCTGAACGACTTTATTCAGAAGATTGCCAGTAACTCCTATGCATGCAAACA CCCTGAAGTTCAGTCCATTTTGAAAATCTCCCAACCTCAGGAGCCTGAGCTCATGAATGCCAACCCTTCTCCTCCA CCAAGTCCTTCTCAGCAGATTAACCTGGGCCCATCATCCAATCCTCATGCTAAACCATCTGACTTTCACTTCTTGAAAGTGATCGGGAAGGGCAGTTTTGGAAAG gTTCTCCTGGCAAGACACAAAGCCGAAGAAGCATTCTATGCAGTCAAAGTTTTACAAAAGAAAGCGATCCTGAAAAAGAAGGAG GAAAAGCATATTATGTCGGAGCGGAATGTCCTCCTGAAGAACGTGAAACACCCTTTCCTGGTGGGCCTTCACTTCTCTTTCCAGACGGCTGATAAACTGTACTTTGTCCTAGACTACATTAACGGTGGAGAG TTGTTCTACCATCTCCAGAGGGAGCGATGCTTCCTGGAACCACGGGCTCGGTTCTATGCTGCTGAAATAGCCAGTGCCTTGGGTTACCTGCACTCCCTGAACATCGTTTATAG agactTAAAGCCAGAGAATATCTTGCTGGATTCACAGGGACACATTGTCCTTACTGACTTTGGACTCTGCAAGGAGAACATTGAACACAATGGCACAACGTCTACCTTCTGCGGCACACCCGAG TATCTTGCACCTGAGGTGCTTCATAAGCAGCCTTATGATAGGACCGTGGACTGGTGGTGTCTGGGGGCCGTCTTATATGAGATGCTGTATGGCCTG CCTCCCTTTTATAGCCGAAACACAGCTGAGATGTACGACAACATTCTGAACAAACCCCTCCAGCTGAAGCCAAATATTACAAATTCTGCAAGACACGTCCTGGAGGGCCTCCTGCAGAAGGACAGGACAAAGAGGCTTGGTGCCAAGGATGACTTT ATGGAGATTAAGAATCACGTCTTCTTCTCCCTAATTAACTGGGATGATCTCATTAATAAGAAGATTACTCCCCCTTTTAACCCAAATGTG AGTGGGCCCAGCGACCTGCGGCACTTTGATCCCGAGTTTACCGAAGAGCCGGTCCCCAACTCCATTGGTCGGTCGCCCGACAGCATCCTCCTCACAGCCAGCGTCAAGGAAGCGGCCGAGGCCTTCCTGGGCTTTTCCTACGCACCTCCCGTGGACTCCTTCCTCTGA
- the LOC132375898 gene encoding serine/threonine-protein kinase Sgk1 isoform X4, whose product MGEMQGALARARLESLLRPRHKKRAEAQKRSESFLLTGLAFMKQRRMGLNDFIQKIASNSYACKHPEVQSILKISQPQEPELMNANPSPPPSPSQQINLGPSSNPHAKPSDFHFLKVIGKGSFGKVLLARHKAEEAFYAVKVLQKKAILKKKEEKHIMSERNVLLKNVKHPFLVGLHFSFQTADKLYFVLDYINGGELFYHLQRERCFLEPRARFYAAEIASALGYLHSLNIVYRDLKPENILLDSQGHIVLTDFGLCKENIEHNGTTSTFCGTPEYLAPEVLHKQPYDRTVDWWCLGAVLYEMLYGLPPFYSRNTAEMYDNILNKPLQLKPNITNSARHVLEGLLQKDRTKRLGAKDDFMEIKNHVFFSLINWDDLINKKITPPFNPNVSGPSDLRHFDPEFTEEPVPNSIGRSPDSILLTASVKEAAEAFLGFSYAPPVDSFL is encoded by the exons ATGGGGGAGATGCAGGGCGCGCTGGCCAGGGCCCGGCTCGAGTCCCTGCTTCGGCCCCGCCACAAAAAGAGGGCCGAGGCGCAGAAAAGGAGCGAGTCCTTCTTGCTGACCGGACTGG CTTTCATGAAACAGAGAAGGATGGGCCTGAACGACTTTATTCAGAAGATTGCCAGTAACTCCTATGCATGCAAACA CCCTGAAGTTCAGTCCATTTTGAAAATCTCCCAACCTCAGGAGCCTGAGCTCATGAATGCCAACCCTTCTCCTCCA CCAAGTCCTTCTCAGCAGATTAACCTGGGCCCATCATCCAATCCTCATGCTAAACCATCTGACTTTCACTTCTTGAAAGTGATCGGGAAGGGCAGTTTTGGAAAG gTTCTCCTGGCAAGACACAAAGCCGAAGAAGCATTCTATGCAGTCAAAGTTTTACAAAAGAAAGCGATCCTGAAAAAGAAGGAG GAAAAGCATATTATGTCGGAGCGGAATGTCCTCCTGAAGAACGTGAAACACCCTTTCCTGGTGGGCCTTCACTTCTCTTTCCAGACGGCTGATAAACTGTACTTTGTCCTAGACTACATTAACGGTGGAGAG TTGTTCTACCATCTCCAGAGGGAGCGATGCTTCCTGGAACCACGGGCTCGGTTCTATGCTGCTGAAATAGCCAGTGCCTTGGGTTACCTGCACTCCCTGAACATCGTTTATAG agactTAAAGCCAGAGAATATCTTGCTGGATTCACAGGGACACATTGTCCTTACTGACTTTGGACTCTGCAAGGAGAACATTGAACACAATGGCACAACGTCTACCTTCTGCGGCACACCCGAG TATCTTGCACCTGAGGTGCTTCATAAGCAGCCTTATGATAGGACCGTGGACTGGTGGTGTCTGGGGGCCGTCTTATATGAGATGCTGTATGGCCTG CCTCCCTTTTATAGCCGAAACACAGCTGAGATGTACGACAACATTCTGAACAAACCCCTCCAGCTGAAGCCAAATATTACAAATTCTGCAAGACACGTCCTGGAGGGCCTCCTGCAGAAGGACAGGACAAAGAGGCTTGGTGCCAAGGATGACTTT ATGGAGATTAAGAATCACGTCTTCTTCTCCCTAATTAACTGGGATGATCTCATTAATAAGAAGATTACTCCCCCTTTTAACCCAAATGTG AGTGGGCCCAGCGACCTGCGGCACTTTGATCCCGAGTTTACCGAAGAGCCGGTCCCCAACTCCATTGGTCGGTCGCCCGACAGCATCCTCCTCACAGCCAGCGTCAAGGAAGCGGCCGAGGCCTTCCTGGGCTTTTCCTACGCACCTCCCGTGGACTCCTTCCTCTGA
- the LOC132375898 gene encoding serine/threonine-protein kinase Sgk1 isoform X1, with translation MTVKTEAARDTLTYSRMRGMVAILIAFMKQRRMGLNDFIQKIASNSYACKHPEVQSILKISQPQEPELMNANPSPPPSPSQQINLGPSSNPHAKPSDFHFLKVIGKGSFGKVLLARHKAEEAFYAVKVLQKKAILKKKEEKHIMSERNVLLKNVKHPFLVGLHFSFQTADKLYFVLDYINGGELFYHLQRERCFLEPRARFYAAEIASALGYLHSLNIVYRDLKPENILLDSQGHIVLTDFGLCKENIEHNGTTSTFCGTPEYLAPEVLHKQPYDRTVDWWCLGAVLYEMLYGLPPFYSRNTAEMYDNILNKPLQLKPNITNSARHVLEGLLQKDRTKRLGAKDDFMEIKNHVFFSLINWDDLINKKITPPFNPNVSGPSDLRHFDPEFTEEPVPNSIGRSPDSILLTASVKEAAEAFLGFSYAPPVDSFL, from the exons ATGACGGTGAAAACCGAGGCTGCTAGGGACACCCTCACTTACTCCAGGATGAGGGGCATGGTGGCAATTCTCATCG CTTTCATGAAACAGAGAAGGATGGGCCTGAACGACTTTATTCAGAAGATTGCCAGTAACTCCTATGCATGCAAACA CCCTGAAGTTCAGTCCATTTTGAAAATCTCCCAACCTCAGGAGCCTGAGCTCATGAATGCCAACCCTTCTCCTCCA CCAAGTCCTTCTCAGCAGATTAACCTGGGCCCATCATCCAATCCTCATGCTAAACCATCTGACTTTCACTTCTTGAAAGTGATCGGGAAGGGCAGTTTTGGAAAG gTTCTCCTGGCAAGACACAAAGCCGAAGAAGCATTCTATGCAGTCAAAGTTTTACAAAAGAAAGCGATCCTGAAAAAGAAGGAG GAAAAGCATATTATGTCGGAGCGGAATGTCCTCCTGAAGAACGTGAAACACCCTTTCCTGGTGGGCCTTCACTTCTCTTTCCAGACGGCTGATAAACTGTACTTTGTCCTAGACTACATTAACGGTGGAGAG TTGTTCTACCATCTCCAGAGGGAGCGATGCTTCCTGGAACCACGGGCTCGGTTCTATGCTGCTGAAATAGCCAGTGCCTTGGGTTACCTGCACTCCCTGAACATCGTTTATAG agactTAAAGCCAGAGAATATCTTGCTGGATTCACAGGGACACATTGTCCTTACTGACTTTGGACTCTGCAAGGAGAACATTGAACACAATGGCACAACGTCTACCTTCTGCGGCACACCCGAG TATCTTGCACCTGAGGTGCTTCATAAGCAGCCTTATGATAGGACCGTGGACTGGTGGTGTCTGGGGGCCGTCTTATATGAGATGCTGTATGGCCTG CCTCCCTTTTATAGCCGAAACACAGCTGAGATGTACGACAACATTCTGAACAAACCCCTCCAGCTGAAGCCAAATATTACAAATTCTGCAAGACACGTCCTGGAGGGCCTCCTGCAGAAGGACAGGACAAAGAGGCTTGGTGCCAAGGATGACTTT ATGGAGATTAAGAATCACGTCTTCTTCTCCCTAATTAACTGGGATGATCTCATTAATAAGAAGATTACTCCCCCTTTTAACCCAAATGTG AGTGGGCCCAGCGACCTGCGGCACTTTGATCCCGAGTTTACCGAAGAGCCGGTCCCCAACTCCATTGGTCGGTCGCCCGACAGCATCCTCCTCACAGCCAGCGTCAAGGAAGCGGCCGAGGCCTTCCTGGGCTTTTCCTACGCACCTCCCGTGGACTCCTTCCTCTGA